The following DNA comes from Kluyveromyces lactis strain NRRL Y-1140 chromosome E complete sequence.
CCCAACCAGCCAAGAAGAAACCCATTGCATTATTGAACATTTGAGGATCATCTTcataagaagaaacaacatGGAATTGGTCAGTGATAATACAACCATAAGAGATCCAGAACCCACCGAACGCACCGAAAACAGTCATACCATAGCTGTTACCAATTGGGTAACACAACAAACCAGCAACTAATTCGATGAATCCACCATAGAATAAACATGCACCAACTAGAACCTTGTTATTTGTGACACCTCTAACCTGGGCattaatcaaagaaagCACCAAACAACAGAATGAGAATGATGCAAGACCCAAAGGAACTGGGTTAGCCAAAGCTGGAGGAGGACGTGGATGGATACCAGGGTTAAAGTCACCGGCGAAAGCGTTTAGCAACTCCGATCTCTTATAAGTTTGATTACCCAAACGCACGTAATCCCCATCGATGGAAACATTGTGAATATGGTGCTGGTACGGTTGATGAGAATCCTCAATATTTTGGGTGTCCGTGACACCCTTCTCTAAATCCTGTGATGAGTTGATTGACATTGTCCTAATAAAATTTATcaacttggaaaatgaaatcttgTATGATGTAATTTCTCTCCTCAAGTACCGAGAGAGTCTTGAATTTTTTAGTGGGGCTATTTCCTACTGAATTATTTATCAATCCAAATTAACAGTAGTAGAAAAGCTACGACAACTAGACACCACGAAACTGTCAATTTGACGGTTTGTGTCCGTCTTTTATATATCAAGTTCAAAcacaaaaatgaaattaacTGGAATAAGAGAAAACTGGACAATCATCCCGGCAGTGACGCTTTAGATCCAAGCTACAAACTTCCAACAATATACACACTGAAAGCTAGCTGAGTACAAACCGTTTTCTGTACTTGCAATTGAAACAGCCAACTCAACTGACGGgctttt
Coding sequences within:
- the ATO3 gene encoding putative ammonium permease ATO3 (similar to uniprot|Q12359 Saccharomyces cerevisiae YDR384C ATO3 Plasma membrane protein regulation pattern suggests a possible role in export of ammonia from the cell member of the TC 9.B.33 YaaH family of putative transporters); translation: MSINSSQDLEKGVTDTQNIEDSHQPYQHHIHNVSIDGDYVRLGNQTYKRSELLNAFAGDFNPGIHPRPPPALANPVPLGLASFSFCCLVLSLINAQVRGVTNNKVLVGACLFYGGFIELVAGLLCYPIGNSYGMTVFGAFGGFWISYGCIITDQFHVVSSYEDDPQMFNNAMGFFLAGWAVFTFLMLLCTLKSTWGLFLLLSFLELTFLMLTIGSFTGNEKVSIAGGYFGILSSVCGWYSLYSGIADDTNSYFPVKAYFMPNAPTV